The Armatimonadota bacterium region ATTAGCTTTTCAGCACCGCCTCCAGCAGCTTCTCCGCGCCGTAGCGCACGGGGTCGGTACAGGGTAAACCGGTTTCAGCTTGCACCTGCTCTATCGCCTGCCGTGCTTCCTCTTCGCTCAGGTGCGCCGTGTTCAGCGCAATACCCACTACCGGTGCGGGCGCAAACGCTCCTGCCGCCGAAGCGACCATCTCGTAAAGCCGAATGACCTCCCGCAGGGGTGGAATGGGCACATGCGGATAGCTGCGGATGTGCGTCTGCCCGGCGCGATGTACCAGAATCAGATGCGTCGGCTGCGAACCGCGTATCAGCGGTAAGGTGGCAGTGGAAGCGGGATTGAGCAAAGAGCCTTGCCCCTCGATATGCAGGATGTCGTGTTCGCGCCCGTAGCGCAGCACTACCTGCTCCACCGCACCCGCGGCGAAATCCACTCGCACCGCATCCAGCGGCACGCCATCACCTGCGATCATGATGCCCGTCTGCCCGGAGGCGATGAATGCCGAGCGTAGTCCCCGCCGTCAGCGAGGCACGATGTAATTCGATGCTGGTGGACATCTTGCCGATAGCCATGTCCGTGCCGACCGTGAGCACGCGCAGGCAGGGTAACTCCCGCGCGGCTCCGCTACCCAGCTGCAAGCCGGGTGGCTCGCGGCGTACATCCCAAATCCATTGCCCTTCGCGCAGCAGGGGTTTCAGGTCGGGATGCTCCGCCATCGGGGTGTGCAAGCCGTTTACCACGCACAGTCCCGCCGCAACCGCTTCCTTCACTTCCTGCCACCACGCTTCGGGGAGCATGCCGCCGGGTGGAGCGATGCCCGTCACCAGTATCTGGGGCTGGTAGTACAGCGCCTCACGCAGGGAAGCCACGATGGGCACGTCGCGCGAGATGCCTGTTAGCTGAGGTATGGAACCACCGGCGCATTCGGAGTCAATCACCGCCACAATCTGCGCCTCGCTGTAGCGCAGCAGTGCAAGCCCCGTCTTGCCGAACTGCCCGCGGATACCACCATGCTGCAGTATCGCCACGCGGTGCTCAGGAAGTATCCTCACGGCGTTGTACCCCCAGTCCGGGCAAGTCATTCGGAACAACCCGTCCGTCCTGCAGGATTGCGCCCACGAAGGGGTCGTCCAGCAGGTTCAGGTGGCTGTCCAGGTCCAGGTGGTCGGCGAGAGGGGAGAGATGCGCCGCCGCGGTAATGGCGAGACTGCTATCGGAGTAGCAGCCGAACATCACCTGCAGCCCACACGCGCGGGCGGTATGTACGATACGCATCGCCTCACTCAAACCACCACATTTCATCAACTTCAGGTTCACGCCATGCACCCGTTCAACCAGTTTGGGCACGTCCTTGCTGGTGAAGCAGCTCTCGTCCACGAAAATCGGCAGCGGCGATTGGCGGTGCAGCTCCGGCAGGGAATCTTCCATTCCTTTGGGCAGCGGCTGTTCCACGTACTCCACACCGCGCTCCGCCAGCCACCGGCACATAGTGATAGCGTCCTGCAAGCTCCAGCCGCCATTCGCGTCCACGCGCAGGATGACGCCTTCTGGTATCTCCTCACGCACGGCGTCCAACATGGCTTTATCTGCCTCGATGCCTTCGGGGCTGCCCAGCTTCACCTTCAGAGCCTTTGCGCCTGTCAGAGCCAGCCAGTCGCGCACACGCTGACGCGCTACGTCGGGCGGGTTGATGCCAATGGTAACGGTGGTGGGCACAATCTGTTCTCGCTCCAGTCCCCACAGTTTCCACAAAGGCAGACCTACCGCTTTGCCCAGCCAGTCGTGCAGGGCGATGTCTATCGCAGCGTGCAGAGCGCGTGGAACGTGATGTTCTTGCAGCAGTTGCTCGACGCGATGGCGTTGTAGAGGATGCAGAGGCTCCAGCAAGTTAGCCGCTTGCTCTGCCCCTTGCAGTAAAGACTCGGTGCTCTCACGGTACGTGCCAATGGAGAAGGGCGAGGCTTCACCCCAGCCCTCGATGCCTTCTGCCTCGACGCGCAGCCACAGGTTAGTCGTCTGGGCAGTGGTGCCTCGGCTGATAGTCAGTGGAAATCGCTTGTTGACCGTAAAGGTTTCATACTGCACGCGCATAGTGCATTCAGTGTTCACCAAACCCGCAATCCGTTCCTGCAGAAGGAGGTCCTGTGCGGTGAACAGAATACATCTCATAGAGCGATGGAGGAGGTGAACGGATATGCGAAAGGTCAAAGCAGCGATTATCGGTACGGGCTTCATCGGGCCGGCGCACGTGGAAGCCGCGCGTCGGCTGGGTTTCGTGGAAGTGGTGGCGCTGTGCGAGAAGGATGAGCAGACCGCCAAAGCCAAGGCGGCGCAGCTGAACATTGACCGCGTGTACTGGAATGTGGATGACCTGTTGAGCGATAAGGAGATAGAGGTCATTCACAACTGCACGCCCAACAATCTGCACTTTGAGGTAAACCGCAAGATTATCGAGGCTGGCAAGCACGTTATCTCCGAGAAACCGCTGGCGATGAACTCGGATGAGTCACGTCAGCTGGTGGAGATGGCAAAGAAGGCGGGTGTGGTCAACGCGATTAACTTCATTTACCGCTACTATCCGCTGGTGCGCCATGCTCGCTCGATGGTGCAGCGTGGCGACGTGGGCGAAATCTACCACGCCACCGGCTCCTACACGCAGGACTGGCTGTTCCTTCCCACCGACTGGAACTG contains the following coding sequences:
- a CDS encoding hypothetical protein (possible pseudo, frameshifted) encodes the protein MTCPDWGYNAVRILPEHRVAILQHGGIRGQFGKTGLALLRYSEAQIVAVIDSECAGGSIPQLTGISRDVPIVASLREALYYQPQILVTGIAPPGGMLPEAWWQEVKEAVAAGLCVVNGLHTPMAEHPDLKPLLREGQWIWDVRREPPGLQLGSGAARELPCLRVLTVGTDMAIGKMSTSIELHRASLTAGTTLGIHRLRADGHHDRR
- a CDS encoding L-Ala-D/L-Glu epimerase produces the protein MRCILFTAQDLLLQERIAGLVNTECTMRVQYETFTVNKRFPLTISRGTTAQTTNLWLRVEAEGIEGWGEASPFSIGTYRESTESLLQGAEQAANLLEPLHPLQRHRVEQLLQEHHVPRALHAAIDIALHDWLGKAVGLPLWKLWGLEREQIVPTTVTIGINPPDVARQRVRDWLALTGAKALKVKLGSPEGIEADKAMLDAVREEIPEGVILRVDANGGWSLQDAITMCRWLAERGVEYVEQPLPKGMEDSLPELHRQSPLPIFVDESCFTSKDVPKLVERVHGVNLKLMKCGGLSEAMRIVHTARACGLQVMFGCYSDSSLAITAAAHLSPLADHLDLDSHLNLLDDPFVGAILQDGRVVPNDLPGLGVQRREDTS
- a CDS encoding hypothetical protein (possible pseudo, frameshifted), producing the protein MIAGDGVPLDAVRVDFAAGAVEQVVLRYGREHDILHIEGQGSLLNPASTATLPLIRGSQPTHLILVHRAGQTHIRSYPHVPIPPLREVIRLYEMVASAAGAFAPAPVVGIALNTAHLSEEEARQAIEQVQAETGLPCTDPVRYGAEKLLEAVLKS